A single region of the Lycium barbarum isolate Lr01 chromosome 2, ASM1917538v2, whole genome shotgun sequence genome encodes:
- the LOC132627482 gene encoding vegetative incompatibility protein HET-E-1-like isoform X3 produces MLRNLLWSTSKHDVYLMQDYSVMHWSSLLRRGKEVLNVARPLVPTMKYPGSVSQTLSRVQISTMAVRDGLVAAGGFQGELICKYLNQPGVAFSTKISNEENAITNAVDICYSPTGSMRVITANNDQQVRVFDAKTFACTSRYTFPWSVNNVSVSPDGKLLAILGDSPECLIADAQSGKVVSNLRGHLDYSFASAWHPDGRILATGNQDTTCRLWDIRNTSQSIAVLKGRMGAIRAIKFTSDGRFMAMAEPADFVHIFDTKSDYGACQEIDLFGEIAGISFSPDTEALFVGVADRTYGSLLEFNRKHYHQYLDYVL; encoded by the exons TTGAGGAATCTCTTGTGGTCGACATCCAAACATGATGTGTATCTCATGCAAGATTACTCTGTGATGCACTGGTCCTCACTTCTCAGGAGGGGAAAAGAAGTGTTAAATGTTGCTAGGCCATTGGTGCCCACTATG AAATACCCTGGATCAGTGTCTCAAACACTTTCCCGAGTGCAGATTAGCACTATGGCTGTTAGAGATGGTTTGGTGGCTGCTGGTGGTTTCCAAGGGGAGCTTATCTGTAAG TATCTAAACCAACCTGGAGTTGCATTTAGTACAAAAATAAGTAACGAAGAGAATGCCATAACTAATGCCGTGGATATTTGTTATAGTCCGAC TGGCTCGATGAGGGTAATCACTGCTAATAATGATCAGCAAGTCAGAGTTTTTGATGCGAAAACCTTTGCTTGCACCAGTCGTTATACATTCCCTTGGTCTGTTAAT AACGTCTCGGTTAGCCCAGATGGTAAATTACTTGCTATCCTTGGTGATAGTCCAGAATGTCTAATTGCTGATGCTCAAAGTGGGAAG GTTGTCAGCAACCTAAGAGGTCATCTAGACTATTCATTTGCATCAGCTTGGCACCCGGATGGAAGAATTTTGGCAACTGGTAACCAAGACACAACTTGCAGATTGTGGGATATAAGGAACACGTCACAGTCCATAGCAGTGCTCAAAGGAAGGATGGGAGCCATCCGTGCAATCAAGTTTACATCAGATGGGCGCTTCATGGCCATGGCCGAGCCAGCTGATTTTGTCCACATATTCGATACAAAATCCGATTATGGTGCCTGTCAAGAGATTGATTTGTTTGGCGAGATTGCTGGGATATCCTTCAGCCCTGATACTGAAGCTCTCTTTGTTGGAGTGGCAGACCGAACCTATGGAAGCTTGTTGGAGTTCAACCGTAAACATTACCACCAATACCTCGATTATGTTTTGTAG
- the LOC132627482 gene encoding uncharacterized WD repeat-containing protein C2A9.03-like isoform X4, translating into MQDYSVMHWSSLLRRGKEVLNVARPLVPTMKYPGSVSQTLSRVQISTMAVRDGLVAAGGFQGELICKYLNQPGVAFSTKISNEENAITNAVDICYSPTGSMRVITANNDQQVRVFDAKTFACTSRYTFPWSVNNVSVSPDGKLLAILGDSPECLIADAQSGKVVSNLRGHLDYSFASAWHPDGRILATGNQDTTCRLWDIRNTSQSIAVLKGRMGAIRAIKFTSDGRFMAMAEPADFVHIFDTKSDYGACQEIDLFGEIAGISFSPDTEALFVGVADRTYGSLLEFNRKHYHQYLDYVL; encoded by the exons ATGCAAGATTACTCTGTGATGCACTGGTCCTCACTTCTCAGGAGGGGAAAAGAAGTGTTAAATGTTGCTAGGCCATTGGTGCCCACTATG AAATACCCTGGATCAGTGTCTCAAACACTTTCCCGAGTGCAGATTAGCACTATGGCTGTTAGAGATGGTTTGGTGGCTGCTGGTGGTTTCCAAGGGGAGCTTATCTGTAAG TATCTAAACCAACCTGGAGTTGCATTTAGTACAAAAATAAGTAACGAAGAGAATGCCATAACTAATGCCGTGGATATTTGTTATAGTCCGAC TGGCTCGATGAGGGTAATCACTGCTAATAATGATCAGCAAGTCAGAGTTTTTGATGCGAAAACCTTTGCTTGCACCAGTCGTTATACATTCCCTTGGTCTGTTAAT AACGTCTCGGTTAGCCCAGATGGTAAATTACTTGCTATCCTTGGTGATAGTCCAGAATGTCTAATTGCTGATGCTCAAAGTGGGAAG GTTGTCAGCAACCTAAGAGGTCATCTAGACTATTCATTTGCATCAGCTTGGCACCCGGATGGAAGAATTTTGGCAACTGGTAACCAAGACACAACTTGCAGATTGTGGGATATAAGGAACACGTCACAGTCCATAGCAGTGCTCAAAGGAAGGATGGGAGCCATCCGTGCAATCAAGTTTACATCAGATGGGCGCTTCATGGCCATGGCCGAGCCAGCTGATTTTGTCCACATATTCGATACAAAATCCGATTATGGTGCCTGTCAAGAGATTGATTTGTTTGGCGAGATTGCTGGGATATCCTTCAGCCCTGATACTGAAGCTCTCTTTGTTGGAGTGGCAGACCGAACCTATGGAAGCTTGTTGGAGTTCAACCGTAAACATTACCACCAATACCTCGATTATGTTTTGTAG